A stretch of DNA from Saccharomycodes ludwigii strain NBRC 1722 chromosome I, whole genome shotgun sequence:
ggaaattaaaaaaaaaaaaaaaaaaaaaaaaaagtacgTATGTTATACGctatatcttttatttaaataaaattaacttaatcttacatttatttttcattttttttagaataaaaacatataaacacacttttcttttaggtaaaaattaataaaatacgCACATTTAGAAATTGCTGGTTAAAATAGactcaaaatttttttaataatatttggaTTTGTATTTCAATCTATTACCACGTATTTAACGTAAGTTTATCAGCGATAAAATgtaaagttttattaagaaaggtaaaaaagagaaagaaagacCATATAGGTAGAATAAGGCAAATGTACACATAAGAAATACTTTGCAATAACTAAATTATATGTTACAtttacatacatatataacatACTGTacgtaataataataataataataataataataataataataataattcctAATTTATATAACGTTACATATAGTAATGTTTTGTTGTcccttttaattttccttcatttttttatcatcagtGTCATCATGATCACTAATTTCAGATAATAACCGCTGCTTTTGCTTAGCTCTCCTTTCTCTGCGTAATCTGCTCTGCATCATATAGTAGGTAGCTCGTCTAATAACAGTTTCTATAATTGGCTTATCATATTCCGGGTAAATTAATTGCAACTTACTATGTAAGCCTGACAATATAAAAtctctttcttctttgGTAGTGTCTCTAACCCAAGTTTTGTAACCTAATGGAAAATGcaaatctttttctaatatgTTTAAAATGATTTTCTCCCTATTTCTAGCTTCTTCTGCGCTTTTCAGTTTCAACACTTGAGCTAAGCCTTCTGCTGATAATCTTGAGTCGGAAACTTTTTTGAAAGCTCCATTATCACCaaagataattttttttgacttgGTGCCGACGCTTTTACTCTTGGTGTCATTAGAGGTCTCGTTGGTATTGTTAACGTTACCGgtggctttttttttggattttttcCTCCTAATTTTTTTGCGATTGGCATTAGGAGGAGATAATTCTAGAGAATATATGGACTTTGGTGATTTTAGGCTATCACTGCCAGTTGTATTGCTTCTACTATCTAAGAAAAGTATGTTATTGTCATTGGTGTCATTGATGTAGAGTGGATTGTTATTTGAAGTGATATCGCTAAAACTAGTTTCCAAATCTttgaattggaaaataaattcattATCCAGTTCGTTTAGACCCCCACTTGTGTAGTTGTCGTTAAGACGCTTGCTATCGGCGTGtgtgtttttattagtgTTAGTGTTCTTGTTATAACTGGGtgaattattttgattactGGAATGAAAACTGCATATCGAAATAACGTCCAACGGGGTTAAAGTTGGTGAAGGTACACtactaaataaatcatttttactattattttggCTAACATCCAAATTACTGTTATTTGGAGAAATATCAGGTTCTTCTATACCTGTTGTTGGattgaaattatttttacaatttccaaaaaataaatcagtATTTTGGATATTCAGGGTATCAGTATGGACATTAGACTGATATCGAAACTTTGGTACTGTGCCAGCAGTAACGGTATTGTCATTTATATggttttccaaaaataacagTTCGTTGGATAAAAATGGAGACTCTTGTGTACTGttaatattgttactacaattgttgttgctcATATTACTTAGCGGGGTTTTTAATCCTATTTTTAAGTTATCACCATCACCAACACGACCAGTATCGACGTCTGTATCATGTACCGTTGTTATGAATAAGCCACCATAAACTTGgttgttattagtagtagtagtggtGGTGTTGGTGGTGGTTGTGGTTGTGTTGGCAGCAATATTGTCTTCCCAGTCCAACCGATAGGACAATGGATCaaattcattattataaccGAAATCCTGGACTATTCCTAATAAGTTAGATTCTTTGGTATATGGATATAACATTTTTAGCTAAAAAATGTaaggaaataaaagaagaagaagaaaaaaataagtcgAATGTATAAATGGAGATTTATTCTCTTTAGCCTTtggaatttttatttttgtctttgtaataaatagataattctttttttcaaattactATTAATGATGAATTTTGTGTTTTATTCACTTATTTATTCGTAAATGAGTAAATTTTAGTCACccttaatatatatatatatatatatatatatatattgctacagaattttcaataaataatggttttttgtttttgtttttttttttttcttttttttttttgttaccctaaaaaaataaaaggtaAAAGGGAGtaaaagaggaagaaaagCAATTGCAATTATAATAGTCGGATTGGCTAGTTAAATTGAAgttgattttaaataacgataatttttccaattatATTCAGTCACAgtcatttatttataataccaAGATAACTAGCGCTTTTAATCTAATCTAGTAGGGTTACAAGTGTGCGTGGGtgttgtttatatattaaaaggtgtgtttatttaaaaatgagaaaataaaaaaaaataattacttgtattttattttatcaacaaGACACATTGACTTTAATGGCATAGGTCCATGAATACAGTAGAAGCTAAAATACGCATGCATAGTAAAAGGTccaaattttattgaatattGTATTGTTagtcttttctttttttgtttttgttttgttttatttttaaatattatcattatgtactttttttttttttgtatgttTTATGggttcttctttttctgtaaATGAATCACCATCACTGGCTAGTCTTTTTTCTTAGTATTACgtatattctttttaaatcaaGTAGCTGATTCATTAAGTTTAGAAATTAAAGATCTTCCAGGAAAAGGCTTAGTAATTAGATTATCTGAATAATACTAAAATAAAGAGcgagggaaaaaaaaaaaaagagggaaaaaTATGCAGAGAAACAAAATAGTGACAAAATAGTGGACAGTAATTGAGAGGGATGAAAAGATCAAGAGGGATAAGTAATATACGAATTTAATTAGTCtcttaaaattgaaatggTTTAAATTGCGTACAAAATTGATAAAATGATTACATTgcgaaaagaaaaaaagaatgacttgtaacattttttttttattacttctACGTTAATATCTGTAACAATCATATACGCATTGTCTTCTCAGAAAATAGATAGTAATAATTATGGTAGTGAAATCTCGgtacttttttatttatttatttatttatttatttatttatttatttatttatttatttatttatttatttcatttcttttctttttacaTTGCCAAATTCTAGATAGCTAAATTTTACAAAGTTTTAATTCTATCTTGCTAACAGctaaaaagatttaatctttatttttatttcacaTGCTTAGCCCTTGCTCTCTCTGCTCGGTAAAcgtcattattattatagaaTTTAACAAACCACGTGCTTTCGTGgattaaaatatatgttatgtccgttatttttatttctacttttttttttttgggtaaagcaaaaaaaagaaaaaaaatatctaaatgccgtaaaaaaattatgtttttttttttttcctttaatcTTATCTCAATCTGCTATACCTTCTATATTCAACAGCTATAAACACTGAAATTTTTAAGCTTATccataatttttaatctttttccCCCTCGTATTTCTAGTTGTTGTAATTAACAATAGATGTAGCGGTAATTTTTTACTTGATCTTattgtaattttattttaataattttatctttttcatctttatatatgtatagtAATCAACTCGGTGGTTAATAAGAAACCCTCCCAATAAGAACATTATTCTTTCGTAAAAAAGTCCAAGTGGTACTATATGGATCGCATAcctaatttatttaaacaaatCCAATATGTCTGATACTTGAACTGAGATTTGCCACTAAATGTTCTTTGATTTATATTACTCCTGGTCTAATACCTATATATTTGGATGCtctgtatttttattatatatatatatatatttttctgcAATTGCGTGTTCTAGGCCAAGAAATAAGATATCTTTTATTCCAGACTACGAAACAACTTTATGTGTTTTCACGTGCTAACTTTGTAACAATTTTAACTGtgtaaatattaaaaagattttttatatttttaaaaggttTCTTAAACACATAAGCAGGAACCTTTGAAGGTGTTTTACGTGATTAACAACcgtaaatttaataattggaAATGATTTTCTAGAGCTTATGAGTTTATACAAGGTGTAAGGGAGAATAGTTTCTTAGCgcttaatttttaaaatactGTAATAAGTCTTTCTCTgccagtagtagtaataataataaaagtgttATTATCTTTTAGTTAATGAgttttataattaatattatgaCAAGATTATTGCGTTAGCACATTCATgtgtatataaataatactacaTTGTATATAACAAAAGAATTGTATAGTTACTGTGCTTGTAGTTCTAATGttgattgaaaaataacatttttaattagtgGCACTTAGTATTTAATTAAGAGTAAATCAAATTTGGctagtattatttataagttttatatgttttcctttcttttttttttttaactttttttttcatttttccgGGAAACTAATAGTGTAAATTGgattgaatatttttgataatatacGTACGATACTTTAATGAGTATCGGATATGCGACACAATGTTTTACACCACATTCGGGTATTATATATGAATGAAATAATTCAATAGTTGTAAAACAGACTGTAATGTATATATACTGCGACTCTAAAATGTTAGAAGGATGGTGTTTTTATCGAACATATTGAATAATACGTTGTTTGCAAAAGTTAACTATAAAGAATGTTTGGAAGCTAGTCTAGCGGTTATGAGCTTCGACTAAATTGTTAGTGCTCTAAGCAATGCCGTTCGTGGAAAACTGGGCTGTTTGCCATACTTTGTATGACGGATATAGGTTTTTGTAATATTGCGTTGGACTTAAATTCTTGTCGGAATAATTCGTTGTCTCAATTGTTACCCGGAGTCGAGCTATTTCTTTGTTCTACTGGAGCTTCTGTATTGGGTTCTTCactcattattataagatTTTACTTTCCAGTTTTATATTATGGGGCCGTAGATCATATGTACATATGTATGAtcgtatatttattattatatattagtATATTTGTGattcttattattgttCTAGGATTATTACTCATTTAGTGGTTGTTCACCCAAAACTTTTTTACTGCAGCATTTCTCGTAGTTGGTAATATACTTGTGTTACTATCATTGGGATTTCTGTTCATTACACGTTGTTGTGGTTTACACTCTCTGTGTGTACTTGTCATGGGATGCGCCTGGTGTTACATATGTAGTTATATATAgatgttatttattattgtaattGTGTTCTTGATATTAGCCGtatgtattttattatgtcGCTAGAAAAATGGTCTTCCAGCAAGTTTGCATTTCATATAGTGGGTGTACGTCCTAACATTTCTgtctctttttatttcatttttttaattttaatacttAAAGGTAATATCCTTTGTCATTTGTGACCCTTGCGACATTTTCTGCATGCAattttaatagttttttttatacctactttttcttttttctttattactagcattttttttttttttttgttaacaagtaaaacaaaacaacaGCAACTAATTTATAAACTAAAGAAAAGTATAGTATAGTgcaaaaatggaaaagcAGGAATCTAACTTTTTAATCGACTTTTTAATGGGTGGTATCTCCGCCGCGATTTCAAAGACTGCCAATGCTCCAATGGAAAGAGTCAAGTTATTGATCCAAAATCAAGATGAAATGATCAAGCAAGGTACTTTGGACAGAAGTTATACCGGTATTGCTGAATGTTTTAAGAGAACTGCTGCCCAAGAAGgtattgtttctttttggaGAGGTAACACTGCCACTGTTATTCGTTGCTTCGCAATTCAAGCTTTAAACTTTGTCTTCAAAGATAATATCAGGACTGCTTTTAACTTCAAGAAGGAAGAAGGTTATGGTAAATGGTTTGCTGGTAACTTGGCTGCTGGTGGTGTTGCCGGTGCCTTGTCTTTGTTGTTTGTCTATTCTTTGGATTATGCTAGAATTAGATTGGCTACTGACTCCAAATCTGTCAAGAACGATGGTAAACGTCAATTCAACGGTTTAATTGATGTTTACAAGAAGACTTTGGCTTCTGATGGTTTTGCTGGTTTGTATAGAGGTTTTGTTCCATctgttattggtattattgtttacaGAGGTTTATACTTTGGTTTGTATGATTCTTTGAAACCAGCTGTTTTGACTGGTTCCTTAGAAGGTTCCTTCCTTGCTTCTTTCTTGCTAGCTTGGGTTGTTACTATTAGTGCTTCTACTGCTTCTTATCCACTGGACACTGTTAGAGCAAGAATGATGATGACTTCTGGTCAAGCTGTTAAATATGCTGGTGCCTTGGACTGTTTCAAGAAAATTGTTGCTGCTGAAGGTGTTTCCACCTTGTTTAAAGGTTGTGGTGTTAACATCTTGAAAGGTGTTGCTGGTGccgtttttatttccttttattatcaattgcAAATGATCATGTTCGGtaagaaatataaatgaaaaggtttaaattaaatggaAATtgagaaatttttttttgttttatttattccgAGACtcgtttttaaaaactgtTTGTATTAGTATAATGATTggtttttttcattttttcatttttccgGGAAACTAATAGTGTAAATTGgattgaatatttttgataatatacGTACGATACTTTAATGAGTATCGGATATGCGACACAATGTTTTACACCACATTCGGGTATTATATATGAATGAAATAATTCAATAGTTGTAAAACAGACTGTAATGTATATATACTGCGACTCTAAAATGTTAGAAGGATGATGTTTTTATCGAACATATTGAATAATATGTTGTTTGCAAAAgttaaatataaagaatGTTTGAAAGCTAGTCTAGCGGTTATGAGCTTCGACTAAATTGTTAGTGCTCTAAGCAATGCCGTTCGTGGAAACTAGGCTGTTTGCCATACATTGTACGATAGATATGTGTTCTTATAATGTTGTGCTGAggttaaatttttaatatagtgtgagttaataaaaatcatcaaTACTTGCaccaatttaaaaaaaaaaaaaaaaagattttgagCTAAAAAGAATGAATACAAGATCGCTTTTTAACAATAGGAGGTGATGAGACATTTAAAATAGAAcgtaaatttaaaactatttaATACCTCCAGTATCTTAGATTCGGCActacaaaaagaaaaataaaaccacTTAACATTAGCCGgttttttgtttacaaATTGTAAGATGATATAGTTATAGATGATGGAAAGGGAAATaggcatttttttttttttttgcgggtaatagtaataatatttcgtaaaaagtaaaataaaaaaagaggagaAATTATTTACAATGAAACGgggagagagagagagagtCGATTAGCGATgcttatttattaaattaaatgacgtttttaagaaaaagttatttcTAGGGGTACAACCATTCATAATATTATGACAAGAATTACCTTATTCGTTTATTTgcgtgttttttttttttttttttttttttgttttatttttttattttttatttttacatttcCCTCATATCTTAGAAACAGTTGTATTATagcaaacaataataataattattattattactataatTTCAGTTGAGCTAAAAaggagagagagagagaaaaaggGAGAACGGAATAAAGAGGGTGAAAGGAAAAGGGTGCTGAGAAAAGTGGGAGGCGGAAAGAATAAACTAAATGAGATTATTTCTACTTgccctttcttttttttctttcgcTTTTTCGCCAGTCtcttttcctttcctttcctttttcttttttttttttttctcaattaaataataaatcaaatgtaaagtaaattaaagccatgttatttatttatttatttatttatttatttatttatttgtttatttatttgtttaccTATTTGTAATGATGAAATATTTGAACTTTTACCCTCTATTTCCacacatattttttatttgtccataatgaaatgaaaatactaaaaaaaaaaaaaaaaaaaaaaaaattaaaattaaataaaaagatataacGTAGTatataaagataataaaaattactaCAACTTTAGCAACTGAGTTTGCTTGGATCTCTTGACATGTCTTACTTCTTCTATTCCTTTTTACATATATCTAAATACTTACGCATCACATCGTACTATACAAATTACATCGTTATCCTTTATACCGGGAAAaactgaaaaattaaaaattaaaaaaaactaaaaaattccaaaaaGATTGAATTAATATGAATTACCTTCCAacatttaaagaaaaagtttatgAATCTGACTTAGATGTGGCAGACAGGtataaaaacttttattgtCCTCACTGTCATAATTTCAGCGTTGTACCAGTTCACAGAAAAGCATTTATGGCGTTATTGTGGGTTCCATTGTTTCCATTAGGTGGTGGTAGTTACTTGAAATGCCCATTATGTAATTGGATACAAGAATACAAGAATGAACAGCAATTGGTTACGGTTGCTAAAGAGCAGGAACACATTAAAAAGCAACATCATATACCGACTGATTTATGAATGTTTTACATTAGTGGATAGAAAatgaaagggaaaaaaaaaaaaaaggtggCGTAAGGTGAAATTGtgcttttttctttttttttttttttttgtgggaaaaaaaagcattttAGCCGCTCAGGATGAAAGTTTAAGGGCGTTATTAGCCTTTGAAGATATACGCGGAGTTTATCCATTACTGTATTTGATATGTGaacttttccttttattgctatagaaaaaaaaaaaaaaaaaaaaaaaaaaaaaagttgatatGACTCTAACTATTGTGTTTTAATATAGATatggtttatttatttatttatttatatacatgcatatatatatacatatatatatctataaatCTTATTGATAACCACCTCTCtcataaaagtaaaaaaaaaaaaaaaaaaagtctttAAGCACCTCGTTGGATAAAGGTAATTTTGAAAGGTGGATACAAtattcaaagaaaaaaataggaaggaaataaataaagaaaaaagatgtCTTTCGTacctattatttttggtaaaAAAGATTGGGATAATGAATATGACTTAGGTcctaaatataaaaacttCTATTGTCCAAATTGTCATAATTACTGTGTGAAACCAGTAAAACGGAGAGAGTTTATAAGCATCTGGTTTATCCCGATATTCCCTATGTATTTCGGCAAACAATTGATGTGTCCTATTTGTAATTGGAGACAAGATTTTAAAGACCAATCACAGTTAGACAAAGTGGCTGCTGAACAggtaattattaataaacagcaacaataatcgcatttttttttttttttttttgtttttgtttttaactCTTTCTCTATTTTCttatgaatataaaaatcgttttataattttatgtatatgatggtaataataataataataataataataaattgaaaaaaaaattcatttctTTAGTGAATTGTTAAATGCCCattcaaatatttcatCATCTAAAAAATCAAGATTTGTAATAGAATTTGTACCTCCAAAAATGTCATCCATATAAACATCAGCAGTCcttgaaataaataaattattgtcattcatatgaaaaatattatttgcaGCTGTGCTAATATCATTGGAAACAGAAGTACCGTTAATGCCATCAAGCCCATTGTCTTTATTTTCGGTAGAAGCGGCATTACTAGTAACAGTAGATTTGCTAGAATTAAAGCTATTCGGGTTTATTCGTGCATGATTTATCGGAAATGCAATGATGTTGCCATCACCAAATCCATCACCATTGGAAAAACTACCAGCTATATCATTGGCAATATTGGTTTCCCcagttttattaattcCTGCCTCATCGTTCTCAAATGCGCCTGTAATTATATCCTGTAGTGCGGATAAAAACCCAGGCGTTAATTCATTGGAATCTAGCGCTGTAGAACTCATATTCCCATCTGCTTTATTGGTGTTATTTTCTGTCTTAGCATCaccattatcattaaaacTGTGCGTAGTGCCACTTATAGTACTGTTTATTCTATTATCACGGCTACCAATAATACTGCCTCTTCCTTTCATCCTGTCTCCCAgcgtattattattagcttTTTTAGATTTCCCTTCTTTGTTCCTCCTCTGTTTAGATTCATCaaagtttttcaaaattaatttgCTATGTTTGGTAACTCCATTATAAACAATTCGTAAATCGTCATGGAAGTAATAATCAtatccattttttaaaatttctttgCACTCGTCGTCTATTTCATTATAAACATCCTTATTCTCtttaatagtattaatatattcttcaaatttgaaaaaaaataatttcatgaaaaataaaatatggCATCCAAAAGCACtccattttaaaacatcaaCAATACGATGCTCTTTAATgggttttaaaaaacatttaactGATTGGATTAATGGTTTGATTGTTTGCTGGATATATTCAGGAACACTTAGTCCTGAGCCGAAAACTATTACAAATGCTGAAAAATACGTAAACAATAATTCATTAGATAACATTGGATTCCAATCATCCACCAATACTAATTGGATAATCTCTAAAATGCAAGTGGCGTTGTGGAATATTTTACTCACATAGACATCCTCGTTCAATAATCTTTCGTTATCATTCAAGTGAAAGGCCCATGATGACTTGATAGCTATTCTATTAATTGACATACTAATTAAATGGTACTCTAACAATAAGTATAGTACTCTCAAATAAAGTTTATCTATGTAAACTTGTGGATCTATATCAGTTTCTGGCACGCggatattatcatttttactattgttatgattggtagtagtagtagtagtagtagtagtagtagtagtagtagtagtagtagtagtagtaccaGCATTATAAGCGTAAAGTTTAAGTGGcttacctttttttaaaagctttaatttatttttaatttccgAATAGTTTCTTAGCTCTGGTCTCATAAAGTTGGGAATAGTATCACACCATTCGTTtagtttttcatttaaacCCAAAATCTTTGAttcaattttcaaaaaagatGTGCTTTCAGCAGCCTTGGCAGAAAATAAGTCAACAAAACACTTGCTAGATATCTTACTTAATTGCAACTTATAGTCGTACAGTAAAATATCAAGCCCATCTATTGAAAGCTTTAGATTCTCTAAAACTAAGCTATAATTACCCTTAGTTTGTTCAAATAAATCAGGTTTTATGTATGCTGTTATATCCAATAATAGTTTTTCTTCTAACCCCTTGGCCTCATTTTGTGCAATTAATTCAGGCTTACCTACTCTTAAActcaaatatttatctattCTATAGCAGTTCCACCATATTATTCTGCAGTTTAATCTTTCCTCTAAATCGGATATGTTATCAATGTAGTTTGAGTCATATATGCCAATCTGATGGCAAATAGCAACAGCACTGGAAACAATCATAAAGCAGACTTGTGGGGCTGGTGAATTTTCCATATAATGGCTAAAATATAGCATCGCTTGGACACAACTCTTCGGATCTTTGACACTTGAATCCGTATAATTTAGACTAAATTtctgataataatttaccgaatttatcaaaaaaatgttttccCATACATCTAGTTCATCAAGAAGCGTATGACTATTGTGATAATAACACCTAATCAATGAGCAACCACAGAGGaaaattgtatttattaaaaaaagatgcgTTGTGTCCATTTGGTCATAATCAGTTTTATACTTGTTAATTAGTTCAAACAATTTATCTTTGGATAAAATGTATAACGTATACCAAATATTGTTACATATAATATCGCATATTAAATCTAGAAATAGACTAGGTGGCTTTACGTCCAATGAAGGTTCTACCCTTTGAAATACTTTTTCAATATACATCTGGTTATCCTTTTTCAATAAGCTATTCAATGCGACCATATTATTAAGTATCTTTGTGCATTCTTTGGTGGGGACCTTTTTTTGCAACCATAAAATCCCATGCCTGTTGAATATTGAAAAACTCGATCTACCCCCTAAATAATCTTTGTTTGTATTTCCATTatagtataaaaaaaacccatcagtatttttaattttcgtTTTGGAAGTTAActcatttttcaattcttttttaaaagtagttgcaattttatcaataattttCGCACCAGGTTGACCTCTTATCTCCATTGAAGGTgacaaaatattattgcttAATGGCACTGGAGAGTTGTTACTGATGCTGGTAGCATTGATAGTAACAGTAGCGTTAACATTATCATTTCTAATATCGggatttg
This window harbors:
- a CDS encoding uncharacterized protein (similar to Saccharomyces cerevisiae YBL029C-A | protein of unknown function), producing the protein MSFVPIIFGKKDWDNEYDLGPKYKNFYCPNCHNYCVKPVKRREFISIWFIPIFPMYFGKQLMCPICNWRQDFKDQSQLDKVAAEQVIINKQQQ
- a CDS encoding uncharacterized protein (similar to Saccharomyces cerevisiae YBL029W | non-essential protein of unknown function), with the translated sequence MLYPYTKESNLLGIVQDFGYNNEFDPLSYRLDWEDNIAANTTTTTTNTTTTTTNNNQVYGGLFITTVHDTDVDTGRVGDGDNLKIGLKTPLSNMSNNNCSNNINSTQESPFLSNELLFLENHINDNTVTAGTVPKFRYQSNVHTDTLNIQNTDLFFGNCKNNFNPTTGIEEPDISPNNSNLDVSQNNSKNDLFSSVPSPTLTPLDVISICSFHSSNQNNSPSYNKNTNTNKNTHADSKRLNDNYTSGGLNELDNEFIFQFKDLETSFSDITSNNNPLYINDTNDNNILFLDSRSNTTGSDSLKSPKSIYSLELSPPNANRKKIRRKKSKKKATGNVNNTNETSNDTKSKSVGTKSKKIIFGDNGAFKKVSDSRLSAEGLAQVLKLKSAEEARNREKIILNILEKDLHFPLGYKTWVRDTTKEERDFILSGLHSKLQLIYPEYDKPIIETVIRRATYYMMQSRLRRERRAKQKQRLLSEISDHDDTDDKKMKEN
- a CDS encoding uncharacterized protein (similar to Saccharomyces cerevisiae YBL030C | PET9 | PETite (paralog of YBR085W | AAC3)); the encoded protein is MEKQESNFLIDFLMGGISAAISKTANAPMERVKLLIQNQDEMIKQGTLDRSYTGIAECFKRTAAQEGIVSFWRGNTATVIRCFAIQALNFVFKDNIRTAFNFKKEEGYGKWFAGNLAAGGVAGALSLLFVYSLDYARIRLATDSKSVKNDGKRQFNGLIDVYKKTLASDGFAGLYRGFVPSVIGIIVYRGLYFGLYDSLKPAVLTGSLEGSFLASFLLAWVVTISASTASYPLDTVRARMMMTSGQAVKYAGALDCFKKIVAAEGVSTLFKGCGVNILKGVAGAVFISFYYQLQMIMFGKKYK
- a CDS encoding uncharacterized protein (similar to Saccharomyces cerevisiae YBL029C-A | protein of unknown function), which produces MNYLPTFKEKVYESDLDVADRYKNFYCPHCHNFSVVPVHRKAFMALLWVPLFPLGGGSYLKCPLCNWIQEYKNEQQLVTVAKEQEHIKKQHHIPTDL
- a CDS encoding uncharacterized protein (similar to Saccharomyces cerevisiae YOL089C | HAL9 | HALotolerance (paralog of YBR150C | TBS1)), producing the protein MTTKRVIKACDACRKRKIKCNGEKPCAKCIKGLIECIYTCTAKKNTDKSKTRVSNKQIISLLTDKLQNIEALLYNATEANGRASNSSHPDHTNINNSCKSIGDIDTTSKTTTDSATNSSLKTNPDIRNDNVNATVTINATSISNNSPVPLSNNILSPSMEIRGQPGAKIIDKIATTFKKELKNELTSKTKIKNTDGFFLYYNGNTNKDYLGGRSSFSIFNRHGILWLQKKVPTKECTKILNNMVALNSLLKKDNQMYIEKVFQRVEPSLDVKPPSLFLDLICDIICNNIWYTLYILSKDKLFELINKYKTDYDQMDTTHLFLINTIFLCGCSLIRCYYHNSHTLLDELDVWENIFLINSVNYYQKFSLNYTDSSVKDPKSCVQAMLYFSHYMENSPAPQVCFMIVSSAVAICHQIGIYDSNYIDNISDLEERLNCRIIWWNCYRIDKYLSLRVGKPELIAQNEAKGLEEKLLLDITAYIKPDLFEQTKGNYSLVLENLKLSIDGLDILLYDYKLQLSKISSKCFVDLFSAKAAESTSFLKIESKILGLNEKLNEWCDTIPNFMRPELRNYSEIKNKLKLLKKGKPLKLYAYNAGTTTTTTTTTTTTTTTTTTTNHNNSKNDNIRVPETDIDPQVYIDKLYLRVLYLLLEYHLISMSINRIAIKSSWAFHLNDNERLLNEDVYVSKIFHNATCILEIIQLVLVDDWNPMLSNELLFTYFSAFVIVFGSGLSVPEYIQQTIKPLIQSVKCFLKPIKEHRIVDVLKWSAFGCHILFFMKLFFFKFEEYINTIKENKDVYNEIDDECKEILKNGYDYYFHDDLRIVYNGVTKHSKLILKNFDESKQRRNKEGKSKKANNNTLGDRMKGRGSIIGSRDNRINSTISGTTHSFNDNGDAKTENNTNKADGNMSSTALDSNELTPGFLSALQDIITGAFENDEAGINKTGETNIANDIAGSFSNGDGFGDGNIIAFPINHARINPNSFNSSKSTVTSNAASTENKDNGLDGINGTSVSNDISTAANNIFHMNDNNLFISRTADVYMDDIFGGTNSITNLDFLDDEIFEWAFNNSLKK